The Methylobacterium sp. PvR107 genome contains a region encoding:
- a CDS encoding CsbD family protein, with translation MVDTDRITGAARELGGKVQGAVGDLTGSKRDSLEGRAREAAGQAEGVYGQAKDTIRGAAKQVADTARDLGGKLRDAVDDRIGSDDAETRVRRAQGAVEDHYVRAERGVRRAADEAYDYAEDAYERGGHYLRRGSREVSHQVAEYPLASLLIAGLAGFGLGLLVSASRD, from the coding sequence ATGGTCGACACGGATCGTATTACGGGCGCCGCGCGGGAGCTTGGCGGCAAGGTACAGGGCGCTGTCGGCGACCTGACCGGATCCAAGCGGGACTCCCTTGAGGGCCGTGCCCGCGAGGCGGCCGGTCAGGCCGAGGGGGTCTACGGTCAGGCGAAGGACACGATCCGCGGCGCTGCCAAGCAGGTTGCCGATACCGCCCGCGACCTCGGCGGCAAGCTTCGTGACGCGGTGGATGACCGCATCGGATCGGACGATGCCGAAACCCGCGTTCGCCGCGCCCAGGGCGCCGTGGAGGATCACTACGTCCGGGCCGAGCGCGGCGTGCGTCGCGCCGCCGACGAGGCCTACGACTATGCCGAGGACGCCTATGAGCGCGGCGGCCATTACCTGCGCCGCGGCAGCCGTGAGGTCAGCCATCAGGTGGCTGAGTATCCGCTGGCTTCCCTGTTGATCGCCGGCTTGGCCGGGTTCGGCCTCGGCCTCCTCGTCAGCGCCTCCCGCGACTGA
- a CDS encoding CsbD family protein codes for MTENRNSPSADHLKASVMEAIGKLTGESRVEAKGRRNKRGVRAAEPDGAAPGRSKPSGPDQR; via the coding sequence ATGACCGAAAACAGGAATTCACCTTCCGCCGATCACCTCAAGGCCTCCGTGATGGAAGCCATTGGCAAGCTGACCGGCGAGAGCCGGGTCGAAGCCAAGGGGCGGCGCAATAAGCGCGGCGTTCGCGCGGCCGAGCCCGACGGAGCCGCGCCGGGACGATCCAAGCCCTCGGGCCCGGATCAGCGCTAG
- a CDS encoding helix-turn-helix transcriptional regulator: protein MTAGVDRHELRQIIAGLSEGVILVEPDQTIAYANEAALAMHGAESLDELGSTVDAYRQRFALRYRNNLTPNHYPIERVLAGERFHDVIVEVKRADKPDMDFVHSLRSLVATDRDGNPSCLALILKDVSDQFEAEARFEATFNANPAPAVITRLSDLRHVKVNHGFLEMTGYTRDAVIGRSVYEVDVLAGSRNRDLAVSRLNEGATIPQMEACLDLPDGGSRFVIVAGQPIAMGDEPCMLFTFADLDLRRKAETALRQSEERFAKAFRLTPVPTVLVRAENYQVTGVNEAFGRVFGLGEDRIVGRSLTEAGLWVSDAQRLQVEAALDRNGSVRGAEVCLRHESGAHLDCLVSAERVAINEAGFVLLVVQDITERKHSERELFDAIETVMADTSWFSRGLIEKLANLRRPDREGADGSAPNLTVRERQILNLICSGLDDDAIARKLRLSRNTVRNHGAALYRKLGIHKRSEAVVWGRENGFPLSIPADEDHSTGTSASLIGMDGRTSFGRGPNVSRTTKRP, encoded by the coding sequence GTGACGGCTGGTGTCGACAGGCATGAACTCCGGCAGATCATCGCCGGCCTCAGCGAGGGCGTGATCCTGGTCGAGCCCGACCAGACCATCGCGTACGCCAACGAAGCCGCGCTCGCGATGCACGGCGCCGAAAGCCTCGACGAACTCGGATCGACCGTCGATGCGTACCGGCAGCGCTTCGCCCTGCGCTACCGCAACAATCTCACGCCGAACCATTACCCGATCGAGCGCGTCCTCGCGGGCGAGCGGTTCCACGATGTGATCGTCGAGGTGAAACGCGCCGACAAGCCCGACATGGATTTCGTCCATTCGCTGCGCAGTCTGGTGGCCACCGACCGCGACGGCAATCCGAGCTGCCTGGCGCTGATCCTCAAGGATGTGTCCGACCAGTTCGAGGCTGAGGCGCGCTTCGAGGCGACCTTCAACGCCAATCCCGCGCCCGCGGTGATCACGCGCTTGTCCGACCTGCGGCACGTCAAGGTCAATCACGGCTTCCTGGAGATGACCGGCTACACCCGCGATGCCGTGATCGGCCGCAGCGTCTACGAGGTCGACGTTCTGGCAGGCTCGCGTAACCGGGATCTCGCGGTCTCGCGCCTGAACGAGGGGGCCACCATCCCGCAGATGGAGGCCTGCCTGGATCTGCCCGACGGCGGCTCGCGCTTCGTCATCGTGGCGGGCCAGCCGATCGCCATGGGCGACGAGCCCTGCATGCTGTTCACCTTCGCGGATCTCGATCTGCGCCGGAAAGCCGAGACCGCCCTGCGGCAGAGCGAAGAGCGCTTCGCCAAGGCGTTCCGGCTGACGCCCGTTCCCACCGTCTTGGTGCGGGCCGAGAATTACCAGGTCACCGGCGTCAACGAAGCCTTCGGCCGCGTCTTCGGCCTGGGCGAGGACCGCATCGTCGGCCGCAGCCTGACCGAGGCCGGGCTGTGGGTGAGCGACGCGCAACGCCTTCAGGTCGAGGCGGCGCTGGATCGGAACGGCTCCGTGCGCGGCGCCGAGGTGTGCCTGAGACACGAAAGCGGCGCCCACCTCGACTGTCTCGTCTCCGCCGAGCGGGTCGCCATCAACGAGGCCGGGTTCGTGCTCCTGGTCGTCCAGGACATCACGGAGCGCAAGCATTCCGAGCGCGAATTGTTTGATGCGATCGAGACCGTGATGGCCGATACCTCGTGGTTCAGCCGGGGCCTGATCGAGAAGCTGGCTAACCTGCGCCGGCCCGACCGCGAAGGAGCGGATGGCTCGGCGCCCAACCTCACGGTCCGGGAACGCCAGATCCTGAACCTCATCTGTTCGGGCCTCGACGATGACGCGATCGCCCGGAAGCTCAGACTGTCGCGCAACACCGTGCGCAATCATGGCGCTGCGCTCTACCGTAAGCTCGGCATCCACAAACGAAGCGAAGCGGTCGTCTGGGGGCGGGAGAACGGGTTCCCGCTGAGCATACCGGCAGATGAAGATCACTCTACCGGTACATCTGCATCATTGATCGGCATGGACGGGCGCACATCTTTCGGTCGAGGACCGAACGTCTCGCGGACCACGAAGCGCCCATGA
- a CDS encoding sigma-70 family RNA polymerase sigma factor — protein sequence MGPITRRAGDLSQSTRVLSVQPADKQREPADASGSVISQVHAQLGEQLRQYYSEVVEIDPGSRLGRVLARLSAALDAAEADRQVPGAFKDELIGIVPRLRRYAMSLAFDSSEADDLVQLTLLKAWEHRERFQPGTSLVAWLFTILRNGFINGRRKRRYEVPDPNGLHAAALTEPAGQDHALHLQEVQAALDRLEPPHREALMLIAVEGLPYDDAAVVLGCPPGTVKSRVSRARDRLIRVLGEA from the coding sequence ATGGGCCCCATCACCCGCCGAGCAGGCGACCTTTCCCAATCGACACGAGTGCTATCCGTGCAGCCCGCCGACAAACAGCGGGAACCGGCCGATGCGTCCGGCTCCGTCATTTCCCAGGTGCATGCCCAGCTCGGCGAGCAGCTGCGGCAATACTATTCAGAAGTTGTAGAGATTGATCCAGGCTCCCGCCTTGGTAGGGTCCTGGCACGCCTCTCGGCGGCGCTCGATGCCGCCGAGGCCGACCGACAGGTTCCTGGCGCCTTCAAGGACGAGCTGATCGGCATAGTGCCGCGCCTGCGCCGGTACGCCATGTCGCTGGCCTTCGACAGCAGCGAGGCCGACGACCTCGTGCAGCTCACGCTGCTCAAGGCCTGGGAGCATCGCGAACGGTTTCAACCGGGTACCAGCCTTGTTGCCTGGCTGTTCACGATCCTGCGCAACGGCTTCATCAACGGGCGCCGCAAGCGTCGGTACGAGGTTCCGGATCCCAACGGCCTTCACGCCGCCGCCTTGACGGAGCCGGCGGGACAGGATCACGCGCTGCACTTGCAGGAGGTGCAGGCCGCCCTCGACCGCCTCGAACCGCCGCACCGCGAGGCGCTGATGCTGATCGCGGTCGAGGGCCTCCCCTACGACGACGCCGCGGTTGTGCTCGGCTGCCCTCCCGGCACCGTGAAGAGCCGTGTGAGCCGGGCGCGCGACCGGCTGATCCGCGTGCTGGGTGAGGCCTGA
- a CDS encoding c-type cytochrome, with protein MRSFVLGAILAALIPLSVQAQEAGDAAAGEKAFAPCKACHNFQKNGVGPDLKGVVGRKAGTYEGYNYSAALKNSGLTWDEATLHEWLKNPKAKVPGNKMIFQGYPDDKKINDVIAYLKTQS; from the coding sequence ATGCGTTCATTCGTTCTCGGCGCCATCCTTGCCGCCCTGATCCCGCTGTCAGTTCAGGCCCAGGAGGCCGGCGACGCGGCCGCCGGCGAGAAGGCATTCGCCCCGTGCAAGGCGTGCCACAACTTCCAGAAGAACGGCGTGGGTCCGGACCTGAAGGGCGTCGTCGGCCGCAAGGCGGGCACCTATGAGGGCTACAACTACTCCGCCGCGCTGAAGAATTCCGGCTTGACCTGGGACGAGGCCACACTCCACGAATGGCTGAAGAACCCGAAGGCGAAGGTTCCGGGCAACAAGATGATCTTCCAGGGCTACCCGGACGACAAGAAGATCAACGACGTGATCGCCTACCTCAAGACGCAGTCCTGA
- a CDS encoding RluA family pseudouridine synthase yields the protein MDKDVEERFGIVAEGGVRLDRALVALFPDLSRARLQDLIREGQVRRGDGTSLRDPASKVGAGVQLALTVPQPKAAEPAAEAVDLPIVYEDDDLIVIDKPAGLVVHPAPGHESGTLVNALIAHCGASLSGIGGVRRPGIVHRLDKDTSGLIVVAKNDAAHQGLTSQFADHGRTGPLERAYMAVVWGLPQPRTGTIRANLARSRYHREKIAVVSDEAGRHAVTHYAVAETYPEATLVRCQLETGRTHQIRVHLAHRGHPLLGDSVYGGAFRTKAARLKPAARDALAALGRQALHAEMLGFSHPRTRQTLRFESRLPPDLTELVTALRSEAESPARL from the coding sequence GTGGACAAGGACGTCGAAGAGCGGTTCGGGATTGTCGCGGAGGGCGGTGTCCGGCTCGACCGGGCATTGGTGGCCCTGTTCCCGGACCTGTCGCGAGCCCGGTTGCAGGATCTCATCCGTGAGGGTCAGGTGCGCCGGGGGGACGGCACATCGCTGCGCGATCCCGCATCGAAGGTCGGTGCCGGCGTGCAGCTCGCCCTGACGGTGCCGCAGCCTAAGGCCGCCGAGCCGGCGGCGGAGGCCGTCGACCTGCCGATCGTGTACGAGGACGACGACCTGATCGTGATCGACAAGCCGGCCGGGCTCGTCGTCCATCCGGCGCCCGGACACGAGAGCGGGACCCTGGTCAACGCCCTGATCGCCCATTGCGGCGCGAGCCTCTCGGGGATCGGCGGCGTTCGCCGGCCCGGCATCGTCCATCGCCTCGACAAGGATACGAGCGGCCTGATCGTGGTCGCGAAGAACGATGCCGCCCATCAGGGGCTGACCAGCCAGTTTGCCGACCATGGCCGGACCGGGCCGCTGGAACGCGCCTACATGGCCGTGGTCTGGGGGTTGCCGCAGCCGCGCACCGGCACCATCCGGGCGAATCTGGCGCGCTCCCGCTACCATCGCGAGAAGATCGCGGTCGTTTCCGATGAGGCCGGCCGCCACGCGGTGACGCATTACGCGGTCGCCGAGACCTATCCGGAGGCGACCCTGGTCCGTTGCCAGCTCGAAACCGGGCGGACGCACCAGATCCGCGTGCACCTCGCCCATCGCGGCCACCCGCTCCTCGGCGACAGTGTCTACGGCGGCGCTTTCCGCACCAAGGCCGCGCGCTTGAAGCCGGCAGCGCGCGACGCGCTTGCAGCTTTGGGCCGGCAGGCACTCCACGCGGAAATGCTCGGATTCAGCCACCCGCGCACGCGGCAGACCCTTCGTTTCGAGAGCCGCCTGCCGCCCGATCTCACCGAACTCGTGACGGCGCTGCGGTCAGAAGCCGAGAGTCCCGCGCGACTGTAA
- the rpoH gene encoding RNA polymerase sigma factor RpoH — translation MAGALPVLANEGGLSRYLDEIRKFPMLEPTEEFTLAKSWREAGDREAAHRLVTSHLRLVAKIAMGYRGYGLPIGEVVSEGNVGLMQAVKRFDPDKGFRLATYAMWWIKAAIQEYILRSWSLVKMGTTANQKKLFFNLRKAKGKISALDEGDLKPDQVKQIATRLGVPEQDVIDMNRRLSGDTSLNAPLREEGEGEWQDWLVDNAPSQETVLAREQEGQNRLSALRDALSVLNPRERRIFEARRLAEDPITLEDLSGEFGVSRERVRQIEVRAFEKVQEAVKRNIASRELPRAGIEAH, via the coding sequence ATGGCCGGTGCGCTACCCGTGCTCGCCAACGAAGGTGGCCTGTCGCGCTACCTCGATGAAATCCGCAAGTTCCCGATGCTGGAGCCGACGGAAGAGTTCACCCTGGCCAAGAGCTGGCGTGAAGCCGGCGACCGGGAGGCTGCGCACAGGCTCGTGACCTCGCACCTGCGCCTCGTCGCGAAGATCGCGATGGGTTATCGCGGCTACGGGCTGCCGATCGGCGAGGTGGTGTCCGAGGGCAATGTCGGCCTCATGCAGGCGGTCAAGCGTTTCGATCCCGACAAGGGCTTCCGGCTCGCCACCTACGCCATGTGGTGGATCAAGGCGGCAATCCAGGAATACATCCTTCGATCCTGGTCGCTCGTGAAGATGGGCACCACGGCGAACCAGAAGAAGCTGTTCTTCAACCTGCGCAAGGCGAAGGGCAAGATCTCGGCTCTGGACGAGGGCGACCTCAAGCCCGATCAGGTGAAGCAGATCGCGACCCGCCTCGGCGTGCCCGAACAGGACGTGATCGACATGAACCGGCGCCTGTCCGGTGACACGTCGCTCAACGCCCCCTTGCGCGAGGAGGGCGAGGGCGAGTGGCAGGATTGGCTCGTCGACAACGCGCCCAGCCAGGAGACTGTGCTGGCCCGTGAGCAGGAGGGGCAGAACCGCCTCTCGGCTCTGCGCGATGCGCTGAGCGTCCTCAATCCGCGCGAGCGGCGCATCTTCGAGGCCCGGCGGCTCGCCGAGGACCCGATCACCCTGGAGGATCTCTCGGGCGAGTTCGGCGTGTCGCGCGAGCGGGTGCGGCAGATCGAGGTGCGCGCCTTCGAGAAGGTTCAGGAAGCGGTCAAGCGCAACATCGCCAGCCGTGAATTGCCCCGGGCCGGCATCGAGGCCCATTGA
- a CDS encoding histidine kinase: MADYYPLLARALDALPDRTPALRKAVYDRARNALISQLRSLDPPLSESDIDLERRALDTAIERLEIDHGGLPAPANDAAQGPGPAQPAIEEPADRTPDIPEPSPPPPALTEPEPVLPPAGPVAFAAPSLAPESRPEPEEPREAPLPIAPPRPGSVQIAAPETPEPPASAIPTGAEEPDLSAAGEAGSGRQRPRIEVVPPRTGRSRVLRNVFVGSVLAVVIGLIAVAAFLLRDRPQTLRPNGAETADTQQPEGDAKFGDRVGGDAAPVPKIAARPEGGATPRPVTAPTEASVAVAQRAELIEEASGTENAQPTSTSGRVTWRLETVNGEQGQPLQSAVVATVTFPDAGLTLVMTLQRNLDTTLPASHTVSLAFSQTGNGPARTVQDVGLLQAKDEQNARGSPVSGLPVRVRDNLFLIGLSSLPNDVERNTDLLLHRNWFDLALRYTTGKRAVLTFEKGSAGAQVFQSAFETWQ, translated from the coding sequence ATGGCCGATTACTATCCGCTTCTGGCACGCGCTCTCGACGCGCTGCCGGATCGAACACCCGCCTTGCGCAAGGCGGTCTACGACCGCGCGCGCAACGCCCTGATCAGTCAGCTCCGCTCGCTCGATCCGCCCCTGTCCGAGAGCGACATCGACCTCGAGCGCCGGGCTCTCGATACCGCGATCGAGCGGCTCGAGATCGATCACGGGGGTCTGCCGGCTCCGGCCAACGACGCCGCGCAGGGGCCTGGACCGGCGCAGCCGGCGATCGAGGAGCCGGCGGACCGGACACCAGACATCCCGGAGCCGTCGCCGCCCCCGCCGGCGCTCACGGAGCCGGAGCCCGTCCTGCCCCCAGCCGGGCCGGTTGCCTTCGCTGCGCCGAGTCTCGCCCCTGAATCCAGGCCCGAACCCGAGGAGCCCCGCGAGGCCCCGCTCCCGATCGCGCCGCCACGCCCCGGCTCCGTCCAGATCGCCGCGCCAGAGACGCCGGAGCCGCCAGCTTCGGCGATCCCGACCGGCGCGGAAGAGCCCGACCTTTCCGCCGCTGGCGAGGCCGGCAGCGGACGCCAGCGTCCGCGCATCGAGGTGGTGCCGCCGCGCACAGGCCGTTCACGGGTGCTGCGCAACGTCTTCGTCGGCTCCGTGCTGGCGGTGGTGATCGGGCTCATCGCCGTGGCGGCGTTCCTTCTGCGCGACCGTCCGCAAACACTCCGTCCGAACGGGGCCGAAACGGCGGATACGCAGCAGCCCGAGGGCGACGCCAAGTTCGGCGATCGCGTCGGCGGCGACGCCGCGCCGGTGCCGAAGATCGCAGCGCGCCCGGAAGGTGGCGCGACGCCGCGCCCGGTCACGGCCCCGACCGAGGCCAGTGTCGCGGTCGCGCAACGGGCCGAACTGATCGAGGAAGCCTCGGGAACCGAGAACGCGCAGCCGACGAGCACATCCGGCCGGGTGACGTGGCGCCTCGAGACCGTCAACGGTGAGCAGGGGCAGCCGCTTCAGAGTGCGGTGGTCGCCACGGTCACGTTTCCCGACGCGGGGCTGACCCTGGTGATGACGCTCCAGCGCAATCTCGACACGACCTTACCGGCCTCGCACACGGTCAGTCTGGCTTTCAGCCAGACCGGCAACGGGCCAGCCCGCACCGTGCAGGATGTCGGCCTGCTGCAGGCGAAGGACGAGCAGAATGCCCGCGGATCGCCGGTCTCGGGCCTGCCGGTCCGCGTCCGTGACAACCTGTTCCTGATCGGCCTGTCGTCGCTGCCGAACGATGTCGAGCGGAACACCGATCTGCTGCTTCACCGCAACTGGTTCGATCTGGCTCTGCGCTACACCACCGGCAAGCGCGCGGTCCTGACGTTCGAGAAGGGATCAGCCGGCGCGCAGGTGTTTCAGAGCGCCTTCGAAACCTGGCAGTGA
- a CDS encoding adenylosuccinate synthase yields the protein MANVVVVGAQWGDEGKGKIVDWLSEQADIVVRFQGGHNAGHTLVIDGVTYKLALLPSGVVRGGKLSVIGNGVVVDPWHLVDEIERIRAQGVEVSPTSLRIADNATLILPLHRELDHFRETANTGLKIGTTKRGIGPAYEDKVGRRAIRVVDLADPEALPAKIERVLTHHNALRRGLGIDEVNAEALLSELTAIAPKILPYADTVWALLDEERRAGKRILFEGAQGALLDVDHGTYPFVTSSNIVAAQAATGSGLGPGAIGYVLGIAKAYTTRVGEGPFPTELFDEIGETIGSRGREFGVNTGRKRRCGWFDAVLVRQTVRTSGIHGIALTKLDILDGFEEIRVCTGYLLDGQPIDHLPASQAAQARVEPVYEVIPGWSETTAGARSWADLPAQAIKYVRRIEELIGAPVALLSTSPERDDTILMHNPFED from the coding sequence ATGGCCAACGTCGTCGTTGTGGGCGCCCAGTGGGGCGACGAGGGCAAGGGCAAGATCGTCGACTGGCTCTCCGAGCAGGCCGACATCGTGGTCCGGTTCCAGGGCGGGCACAATGCCGGCCACACGCTCGTCATCGACGGCGTGACCTATAAGCTCGCGCTGCTGCCGTCGGGCGTGGTCCGCGGCGGCAAGCTCTCGGTGATCGGCAACGGCGTGGTTGTCGACCCCTGGCACCTCGTCGACGAGATCGAGCGGATCAGGGCGCAAGGCGTCGAGGTCTCGCCCACATCCCTGCGGATCGCCGACAACGCCACGCTGATTCTGCCGCTCCACAGGGAGCTGGACCATTTTCGCGAAACGGCGAATACCGGGCTCAAGATCGGCACGACCAAACGCGGAATCGGGCCGGCTTACGAGGACAAGGTCGGGCGCCGGGCGATCCGCGTCGTCGATCTCGCCGATCCCGAGGCACTCCCGGCCAAGATCGAGCGCGTGCTGACCCACCACAACGCCCTGCGGCGCGGCCTCGGGATCGACGAGGTGAATGCCGAGGCGCTGCTTTCCGAGCTGACGGCGATCGCCCCGAAGATCCTGCCTTACGCCGACACCGTCTGGGCGCTGCTCGACGAGGAGCGCCGGGCCGGCAAGCGCATCCTGTTCGAGGGCGCGCAGGGCGCTTTGCTCGATGTCGATCACGGCACCTATCCCTTCGTCACCTCCTCCAACATCGTGGCCGCGCAGGCAGCGACGGGTTCGGGCCTCGGCCCGGGCGCGATCGGCTATGTGCTGGGCATCGCCAAGGCCTACACCACGCGGGTGGGCGAGGGGCCGTTCCCCACCGAGTTGTTCGACGAGATCGGCGAGACCATCGGCAGCCGTGGCCGCGAGTTCGGCGTGAATACCGGGCGCAAGCGACGCTGCGGCTGGTTCGATGCCGTCCTGGTCCGCCAGACCGTGCGCACCTCCGGCATCCATGGCATCGCGCTGACCAAGCTCGACATCCTCGACGGCTTCGAGGAGATCCGCGTCTGCACCGGCTACCTGCTGGACGGCCAACCGATCGACCACCTGCCGGCGAGCCAGGCCGCGCAGGCGCGGGTCGAGCCGGTCTACGAGGTGATCCCCGGCTGGTCCGAGACGACGGCGGGCGCCCGCTCCTGGGCGGATCTGCCGGCGCAAGCGATCAAGTATGTCCGCCGAATCGAGGAATTGATCGGCGCGCCGGTGGCACTCCTGTCGACCTCGCCGGAGCGCGACGACACGATCCTGATGCACAATCCCTTTGAGGATTGA
- a CDS encoding D-amino-acid transaminase: MTSPRIVYLNGAFLPFEEARVPIMDRGFLFADGIYEVSAIIDGMLVDNAAHLARLDRSLGEIGIRNPHDAAGWERLQTELVARNGVAEGLVYMQVTRGVAERDFAFPKGDVAPTVMMFTQAKTVLANPLAESGARVITVEDLRWKRRDIKSVALLAQVLAKQQAAEAGVAEAWMVEDGAVTEGSSSTAFIVSRERVLVTRPLSTALLPGITRASVLRLAQEADLRIEERLIPVAEAYEAQEAFYTSASAFVMPVVEIDGKRIGEGRPGPLTRRLRELYIETARQG; this comes from the coding sequence GTGACCTCACCCCGCATCGTCTACCTCAACGGCGCATTCCTTCCCTTCGAGGAGGCCCGTGTGCCGATCATGGATCGCGGCTTCCTGTTCGCGGACGGGATCTACGAGGTCTCCGCGATCATCGACGGCATGCTCGTCGACAACGCCGCGCATCTCGCGCGCCTCGATCGCTCCCTGGGAGAGATCGGCATCCGCAACCCGCACGATGCCGCCGGCTGGGAGCGCCTGCAGACCGAGCTGGTCGCCCGCAACGGCGTCGCCGAGGGGCTCGTCTACATGCAGGTGACGCGCGGCGTCGCCGAGCGCGACTTCGCTTTCCCGAAAGGCGATGTCGCGCCGACCGTGATGATGTTCACGCAGGCCAAGACCGTGCTGGCCAACCCGCTCGCCGAGAGCGGCGCCCGGGTGATCACCGTCGAGGACCTGCGCTGGAAGCGTCGGGACATCAAGTCGGTGGCCCTGTTGGCGCAGGTGCTCGCCAAGCAGCAGGCGGCCGAGGCCGGTGTCGCCGAGGCCTGGATGGTCGAGGACGGGGCGGTGACGGAGGGCTCGTCGTCCACGGCCTTCATCGTCAGCCGCGAGCGGGTTCTCGTGACCCGCCCGCTATCCACGGCCCTGCTGCCCGGCATAACCCGGGCTTCGGTTCTGCGGCTCGCCCAGGAGGCGGATCTGCGGATCGAGGAGCGGCTGATCCCGGTTGCCGAGGCCTACGAAGCTCAGGAGGCGTTCTACACCAGCGCCTCGGCCTTCGTGATGCCGGTTGTGGAGATCGACGGGAAGCGGATCGGCGAAGGCCGGCCCGGCCCGCTGACCCGGCGCCTGCGCGAATTGTACATCGAGACGGCGCGCCAGGGCTGA
- the purB gene encoding adenylosuccinate lyase, translating to MIPRYSRPAMTAIWSPESRFRIWFEIEAHATTALAEIGVVPKEAAETVWAKGRDAIFDVARIDAIEAVTKHDVIAFLTHLAEIVGPEARFVHQGMTSSDVLDTCLNVQLVRAADILIADVDALLSALKARAYEHKLTPTIGRSHGIHAEPVTFGLKLAQAYAEFERNRSRLVAARAEVATCAISGAVGTFANIDPRVEQYVAEKMGLTAEPVSTQVIPRDRHAMFFATLGVVASSLERLAIEIRHLQRTEVLEAEEFFSEGQKGSSAMPHKRNPVLTENITGLARMVRGYVTPALENVALWHERDISHSSVERMIGPDATVTLDFALARMTGVIEKLLIYPANMQKNLDRLGGLVHSQRVLLALTQAGVSREDAYRLVQRNAMPVWRGEGDFLALLKADPEVTAALAPEQIEECFDLGYHFKHVDTIFSRVFGAP from the coding sequence ATGATCCCCCGCTATAGCCGCCCCGCGATGACCGCGATCTGGTCGCCCGAGAGCCGGTTCCGGATCTGGTTCGAGATCGAGGCGCACGCGACGACCGCGCTGGCCGAGATCGGCGTGGTGCCGAAGGAGGCCGCCGAGACCGTCTGGGCGAAGGGCAGGGACGCCATCTTCGACGTGGCCCGGATCGACGCCATCGAGGCCGTGACGAAGCACGACGTGATCGCGTTCCTGACGCATCTCGCCGAGATCGTCGGTCCCGAGGCGCGCTTCGTCCACCAGGGCATGACCTCCTCGGACGTGCTCGACACCTGCCTCAACGTGCAACTCGTGCGCGCGGCCGACATCCTCATCGCCGATGTGGACGCGCTGCTGTCCGCCCTGAAGGCGCGGGCCTACGAGCACAAGCTCACGCCCACCATCGGCCGCTCGCACGGCATCCATGCGGAACCGGTGACCTTCGGGCTGAAGCTCGCCCAGGCCTATGCCGAGTTCGAGCGCAACCGGAGCCGGCTCGTGGCGGCCCGCGCGGAGGTCGCCACCTGCGCGATCTCCGGAGCCGTCGGCACCTTCGCCAACATCGACCCGCGCGTGGAGCAATACGTCGCCGAGAAGATGGGCCTGACCGCCGAACCGGTCTCAACCCAGGTCATCCCGCGCGACCGGCACGCGATGTTCTTCGCCACGCTCGGCGTCGTCGCCTCGTCGCTGGAGCGACTCGCCATCGAGATCCGCCACCTTCAGCGCACCGAGGTGCTGGAGGCCGAGGAGTTCTTCTCCGAGGGTCAGAAGGGCTCCTCGGCCATGCCGCACAAGCGCAACCCGGTGCTCACCGAGAACATCACCGGCCTCGCCCGCATGGTCCGCGGCTACGTCACGCCGGCGCTCGAGAACGTGGCGCTCTGGCACGAGCGCGACATCTCGCACTCGTCGGTCGAGCGGATGATCGGCCCGGACGCGACCGTGACCCTCGACTTTGCGCTCGCCCGCATGACCGGCGTGATCGAGAAGCTGCTGATCTACCCGGCCAACATGCAGAAGAACCTCGACCGGCTCGGCGGCCTCGTCCATTCGCAGCGGGTCCTGCTGGCGCTCACGCAGGCCGGCGTGTCGCGCGAGGATGCCTACCGTCTGGTCCAGCGCAACGCGATGCCGGTCTGGCGCGGGGAGGGCGACTTCCTGGCGCTCCTCAAGGCCGATCCCGAGGTCACCGCGGCGCTCGCGCCGGAGCAGATCGAGGAGTGCTTCGATCTCGGCTACCACTTCAAGCACGTGGACACGATCTTCTCGCGGGTGTTCGGCGCGCCCTGA